From the genome of Methanothrix soehngenii GP6:
CATAGTTATAAACCATATCCTCCAAGGCACAAGAAGCCTTAAGCATCTCCTCTTCTTTTGAGAATGATAAGGTTTTTCGAACCATTCTTCCATTCATTTGTCTCGAAGTTAGATTGGTCCTTTCGACATATGCGGTATTCAATCCCAAAAAACTTGGTACCTCGTTAGGATCTCCATAGACTACTCTGTGAGTGATGCGAATCAATCTTCCACCTGATCGATGCTTTGTAACCTGGAGACATCTCCATCCAGGCTGCGGTTGTTTTCGAGTTGGAGGTCTTCCCCTGCCAGCGTATTCAGGCGACTTCCCCCAGGTTTCAAGCATTGCTTCAGGATAACTATCATTTCCGTCGCTCGATATTGCAGGAGGTTCAATCGGATTGCAGCGATTCTTTATTTGCAGCATCATAGCCACTGCAACTTCCTCTTCATTCTTTCCTATCGCACGTCCCACTCTCAGCCTGGTATCGACATCTATCGCGGTACCTCGCCAGAATGTGCCTCGATCGACCTCTTCAGGATGGTTGCTTTTTCCCCCTTATGTCCTACATAGGTCCACATCGCATCGAGCTGAACTCGGGTCAGATGGTAGTTAGCCAGAAGCAAAGCCTCAATCTCTTCAACATGAGCCGATGCTTTGCGAAGCCAATCCACAATAGTCTCTTCCTTTATTCCTTTCACTCTATGGA
Proteins encoded in this window:
- a CDS encoding transposase, which encodes MMLQIKNRCNPIEPPAISSDGNDSYPEAMLETWGKSPEYAGRGRPPTRKQPQPGWRCLQVTKHRSGGRLIRITHRVVYGDPNEVPSFLGLNTAYVERTNLTSRQMNGRMVRKTLSFSKEEEMLKASCALEDMVYNYGRPLKSLREESNSDQRQWDPRSPAMAAGITDHIWTIDEMMMLLVVPESINA